The following are encoded in a window of Falco biarmicus isolate bFalBia1 chromosome 8, bFalBia1.pri, whole genome shotgun sequence genomic DNA:
- the G3BP1 gene encoding ras GTPase-activating protein-binding protein 1 isoform X2 yields the protein MVMEKPSPLLVGREFVRQYYTLLNQAPDYLHRFYGKNSSYVHGGLDSNGKPADAVYGQSDIHKKVLSLNFKDCHTKIRHVDAHATLNDGVVVQVMGELSNNMQPVRRFMQTFVLAPEGSVANKFYVHNDIFRYQDEVFGDSDTEPPEESEEEGEEPEERQQTPEAVPDDTGAYYEQAVSNDIEEHLEETAAEAEPEPEPEPEQEPEPEVQEEKSEPVLEESAPEETVEKSPSPAPADPAPAVQEDSRTFSWASVTSKNLPPSGAVPVSGIPPHVVKVPVSQPRPEAKPESQTPPQRPQRDQRVREQRTSIPPQRGPRPIREGEQGDVETRRIVRYPDSHQLFVGNLPHDVDKTELKDFFQSYGNVVELRINSGGKLPNFGFVVFDDPEPVQKILSSRPIMFRGEVRLNVEEKKTRAAREGDRRDNRPRGPGGTRGGLGGGIRGPPRGGMSQKPGFGAGRGIGQRQ from the exons ATGGTGATGGAGAAGCCAAGTCCCCTGCTGGTCGGGCGGGAATTCGTGAGGCAGTACTATACTCTGCTGAACCAAGCACCTGACTATTTGCACAG gTTTTATGGAAAGAACTCTTCCTACGTCCATGGTGGCTTGGATTCCAATGGAAAACCAGCTGACGCAGTCTATGGGCAATCt GATATCCACAAGAAGGTGCTGTCATTGAACTTCAAGGATTGCCACACAAAGATTCGTCATGTGGATGCCCATGCTACTCTCAACGATGGTGTTGTAGTCCAGGTGATGGGAGAGCTCTCCAATAACATGCAGCCTGTGCGCAGATTCATGCAAACATTTGTACTTGCGCCTGAG gGTTCTGTTGCAAACAAGTTTTATGTCCACAATGATATCTTCCGTTACCAAGATGAGGTTTTTGGTGACTCTGACACTGAGCCTCCAGAGG AatcagaggaggaaggggaggaacCTGAGGAAAGACAGCAGACACCTGAGGCTGTTCCTGATGATACCGGTGCTTATTATGAGCAGGCTGTCAG CAATGACATTGAGGAACACCTGGAAGAgactgctgcagaggcagagcctGAGCCTGAGCCAGAACCTGAACAGGAACCTGAACCAGAggtgcaggaagaaaaatctgagcCGGTATTAGAGGAGTCAGCTCCAGAAGAGACTGTGGAAAAGagtccttctccagctcctgctgatcCGGCTCCTGCAGTGCAAGAGGATTCTAGG acattttCCTGGGCATCAGTAACCAGTAAGAACCTCCCTCCCAGTGGAGCTGTTCCAGTATCAGGAATACCACCTCACGTTGTGAAAGTACCGGTCTCGCAG CCCCGCCCTGAGGCAAAGCCTGAATCTCAGACCCCACCTCAGAGACCTCAGAGGGATCAGCGAGTGAGGGAACAGCGAACAAGCATCCCACCACAGAGGGGTCCTAGACCAA TTCGTGAGGGTGAACAAGGTGATGTGGAAACTAGACGGATTGTGAGATACCCAGACAGTCATCAGCTGTTTGTTGGGAACCTTCCCCATGATGTGGATAAAACTGAACTTAAAGACTTTTTCCAAA GCTATGGCAATGTTGTTGAACTCCGCATCAACAGTGGTGGAAAGCTCCCTAATTTTGGGTTTGTGGTGTTTGATGATCCTGAACCAGTCCAGAAGATCCTTAGCAGCAGG CCCATCATGTTCAGGGGAGAGGTGCGCCTGAacgtggaggaaaagaaaacacgAGCTGCCAGGGAGGGTGACCGCAGAGATAACAGACCACGTGGACCTGGAGGCACtcgtggggggctgggaggtgggATTCGAGGGCCTCCACGTGGAGGAATGTCCCAGAAGCCAGGATTTGGAGCTGGAAGGGGGATCGGGCAACGCCAGTGA
- the G3BP1 gene encoding ras GTPase-activating protein-binding protein 1 isoform X1, with the protein MVMEKPSPLLVGREFVRQYYTLLNQAPDYLHRFYGKNSSYVHGGLDSNGKPADAVYGQSDIHKKVLSLNFKDCHTKIRHVDAHATLNDGVVVQVMGELSNNMQPVRRFMQTFVLAPEGSVANKFYVHNDIFRYQDEVFGDSDTEPPEESEEEGEEPEERQQTPEAVPDDTGAYYEQAVSNDIEEHLEETAAEAEPEPEPEPEQEPEPEVQEEKSEPVLEESAPEETVEKSPSPAPADPAPAVQEDSRTFSWASVTSKNLPPSGAVPVSGIPPHVVKVPVSQPRPEAKPESQTPPQRPQRDQRVREQRTSIPPQRGPRPIREGEQGDVETRRIVRYPDSHQLFVGNLPHDVDKTELKDFFQKLGFSLAGYGNVVELRINSGGKLPNFGFVVFDDPEPVQKILSSRPIMFRGEVRLNVEEKKTRAAREGDRRDNRPRGPGGTRGGLGGGIRGPPRGGMSQKPGFGAGRGIGQRQ; encoded by the exons ATGGTGATGGAGAAGCCAAGTCCCCTGCTGGTCGGGCGGGAATTCGTGAGGCAGTACTATACTCTGCTGAACCAAGCACCTGACTATTTGCACAG gTTTTATGGAAAGAACTCTTCCTACGTCCATGGTGGCTTGGATTCCAATGGAAAACCAGCTGACGCAGTCTATGGGCAATCt GATATCCACAAGAAGGTGCTGTCATTGAACTTCAAGGATTGCCACACAAAGATTCGTCATGTGGATGCCCATGCTACTCTCAACGATGGTGTTGTAGTCCAGGTGATGGGAGAGCTCTCCAATAACATGCAGCCTGTGCGCAGATTCATGCAAACATTTGTACTTGCGCCTGAG gGTTCTGTTGCAAACAAGTTTTATGTCCACAATGATATCTTCCGTTACCAAGATGAGGTTTTTGGTGACTCTGACACTGAGCCTCCAGAGG AatcagaggaggaaggggaggaacCTGAGGAAAGACAGCAGACACCTGAGGCTGTTCCTGATGATACCGGTGCTTATTATGAGCAGGCTGTCAG CAATGACATTGAGGAACACCTGGAAGAgactgctgcagaggcagagcctGAGCCTGAGCCAGAACCTGAACAGGAACCTGAACCAGAggtgcaggaagaaaaatctgagcCGGTATTAGAGGAGTCAGCTCCAGAAGAGACTGTGGAAAAGagtccttctccagctcctgctgatcCGGCTCCTGCAGTGCAAGAGGATTCTAGG acattttCCTGGGCATCAGTAACCAGTAAGAACCTCCCTCCCAGTGGAGCTGTTCCAGTATCAGGAATACCACCTCACGTTGTGAAAGTACCGGTCTCGCAG CCCCGCCCTGAGGCAAAGCCTGAATCTCAGACCCCACCTCAGAGACCTCAGAGGGATCAGCGAGTGAGGGAACAGCGAACAAGCATCCCACCACAGAGGGGTCCTAGACCAA TTCGTGAGGGTGAACAAGGTGATGTGGAAACTAGACGGATTGTGAGATACCCAGACAGTCATCAGCTGTTTGTTGGGAACCTTCCCCATGATGTGGATAAAACTGAACTTAAAGACTTTTTCCAAA AACTTGGCTTTTCTCTTGCAGGCTATGGCAATGTTGTTGAACTCCGCATCAACAGTGGTGGAAAGCTCCCTAATTTTGGGTTTGTGGTGTTTGATGATCCTGAACCAGTCCAGAAGATCCTTAGCAGCAGG CCCATCATGTTCAGGGGAGAGGTGCGCCTGAacgtggaggaaaagaaaacacgAGCTGCCAGGGAGGGTGACCGCAGAGATAACAGACCACGTGGACCTGGAGGCACtcgtggggggctgggaggtgggATTCGAGGGCCTCCACGTGGAGGAATGTCCCAGAAGCCAGGATTTGGAGCTGGAAGGGGGATCGGGCAACGCCAGTGA
- the ATOX1 gene encoding copper transport protein ATOX1 has product MPKHEFFVDMTCEGCSNAVTRVLHRLGGVQFDIDLPNKKVCIDSEHNVDTLLETLKKTGKNASYLGEKSAQ; this is encoded by the exons ATGCCG AAACACGAGTTCTTTGTCGACATGACCTGTGAAGGCTGCTCCAATGCGGTCACCCGTGTCTTGCACAGGCTGGGAG GTGTCCAGTTTGATATTGACCTGCCCAACAAGAAGGTGTGCATCGACTCGGAGCACAACGTTGACACCCTATTGGAAACCCTGAAGAAGACTGGAAAGAATGCTTCCTATCTGGGGGAGAAGTCCGCACAGTAG